The proteins below are encoded in one region of Hordeum vulgare subsp. vulgare chromosome 3H, MorexV3_pseudomolecules_assembly, whole genome shotgun sequence:
- the LOC123443891 gene encoding DEAD-box ATP-dependent RNA helicase 25-like has protein sequence MAGGDILLRTHGGIPVLVRASPCSLRLRLRFTAGGRRAPSSLAAAKVDIGDVVSQLRSGSARGASVTRRQRRDPEGGLAFPRVVTSRIRGADEEEGEGKALQLDAEKVGGEAGGVDGSYLSETRFDQCAISELSLKGVKDAGYGRMTQVQEATLPVILQGKDVLAKAKTGTGKTVAFLLPAIEVLSKLPSSQRSHLRSSVNLLVMCPTRELANQVAVEAKKLLKYHRLLGVQVVIGGTRITLEQRNMQANPCQILVATPGRLKDHLENTPGFSTRLKGVKVLVLDEADRLLDMGFRRDIEKIMAATPKDRQTLLFSATVPEEVRQISHVAMRKDYRFINTVKEGDEETHSQVSQMYMIAPLDLHFSILYDVLKKHVTEDADYKVIIFCTTAMVTKLVAEVLSQLNLNIREIHSRKSQSARTKVSDEFRRSKGVILVSSDVSARGVDYPDVTLVIQVGIPSGREQYIHRIGRTGRKGKEGQGLLLLAPWESHFLTSVKDLSVSEAVTPSVDSSTQTEVKGALRRVEMKSKESAYQAWLGYYNSNKTIGGNKSRLVSLGEEFSRSMGLAAPPAIPKLILRKMGLSKVPGFRST, from the exons ATGGCCGGCGGTGATATTCTCCTCCGTACCCACGGCGGTATCCCCGTCCTCGTCAGGGCCTCCCCTTgcagcctccgcctccgcctccgtttTACAGCCGGCGGACGTCGCGCCCCTTCTTCCCTGGCCGCCGCCAAGGTCGACATCGGCGACGTCGTCAGCCAGCTCAGGTCAGGAAGCGCCCGCGGCGCGTCCGTCACGAGGAGGCAGCGGAGGGACCCGGAGGGCGGACTTGCGTTTCCCAGGGTTGTCACGAGCAGGATAAGGGGTGCCGacgaggaggaaggggaagggaagGCTTTGCAATTGGATGCGGAGAAGGTCGGTGGCGAGGCGGGAGGCGTGGACGGCTCCTACCTCAGCGAGACACG GTTTGATCAGTGTGCTATTTCTGAATTGTCACTGAAAGGCGTCAAAGATGCTGGATATGGAAGGATGACCCAGGTTCAGGAGGCAACTCTACCAGTAATCCTTCAAG GCAAAGATGTTCTTGCGAAAGCGAAGACAGGAACAGGAAAAACCGTTGCCTTTTTG CTGCCAGCCATTGAGGTTCTCTCTAAATTACCCAGTTCTCAACGGAGCCACTTGCGGTCGTCTGTAAATTTGCTTGTGATGTGCCCTACTAGAGAGCTTGCAAACCAAGTCGCTGTTGAGGCCAAAAAGCTTCTCAAGTATCATCGCTTGCTAGGTGTTCAGGTTGTAATTGGTGGCACAAGAATAACTCTAGAGCAACGAAACATGCAGGCTAACCCGTGTCAG ATTCTTGTTGCTACACCTGGAAGGCTTAAGGATCATCTTGAGAACACACCTGGTTTTTCTACTCGGCTAAAAGGGGTGAAGGTTCTTGTTCTTGATGAAGCTGACCGCTTACTGGATATGGGATTCAGAAGAGATATTGAAAAAATTATGGCTGCCACTCCTAAAGACCGTCAGACGCTGCTGTTTTCTGCTACTGTTCCAGAAGAG GTCCGTCAAATCTCTCATGTAGCAATGAGGAAGGACTATAGGTTCATTAACACTGTTAAAGAGGGTGACGAGGAGACACATTCACAG GTTAGCCAGATGTATATGATTGCACCACTTGATCTGCACTTCTCTATATTATATGATGTACTGAAGAAGCATGTCACTGAGGATGCGGACTACAAA GTGATTATATTCTGTACTACAGCAATGGTCACAAAACTTGTTGCTGAAGTTCTCTCTCAGCTGAATCTGAATATAAGAGAGATTCATTCCAGAAAGTCACAATCTGCAAGAACTAAGGTGTCGGATGAATTCAGAAGGTCAAAGGGTGTGATATTAGTTAGTTCCGATGTATCTGCTCGTGGTGTTGATTATCCTGACGTCACCCTCGTCATACAG GTTGGGATTCCTTCTGGTAGAGAGCAGTATATACATAGAATTGGTAGGACAGGACGGAAAGGCAAGGAAGGGCAGGGCCTCTTACTGTTGGCTCCCTGGGAAAGTCATTTTCTTACCAGCGTGAAAGATCTGTCAGTATCAGAGGCTGTGACACCTTCAGTTGATTCAAGCACTCAAACAGAA GTGAAAGGGGCACTCAGAAGAGTAGAGATGAAGAGCAAGGAATCAGCATATCAAGCATGGTTAGGGTACTACAACTCAAACAAGACCATTGGTGGGAACAAGTCCAGACTTGTTAGTCTCGGCGAAGAGTTCAGCCGGAGCATGGGGCTTGCAGCCCCACCAGCCATACCCAAGCTCATTCTTCGGAAGATGGGTCTTAGCAAAGTTCCTGGCTTTCGATCTACATAA